One Desulfosoma sp. DNA segment encodes these proteins:
- the rplL gene encoding 50S ribosomal protein L7/L12, which produces MSEITKEDVIKFIENMTVLELSQLVKELEDRFGVSAAAPVAVAAVAAAPGAEAAPVEEKTEFDVVITAVGDKKINVIKEVRAVTNLGLKEAKDLVENLPGVVKEGIPKAEAEEIAKKLTEAGATVEIK; this is translated from the coding sequence ATGTCGGAAATCACCAAGGAAGATGTCATCAAGTTTATTGAAAACATGACCGTGTTGGAACTCAGCCAGCTGGTGAAAGAGCTGGAAGACCGTTTTGGTGTGAGCGCCGCGGCGCCGGTGGCTGTGGCCGCCGTGGCGGCGGCTCCCGGTGCCGAAGCCGCGCCGGTGGAAGAAAAAACGGAGTTTGACGTGGTCATTACCGCCGTCGGCGACAAGAAGATCAATGTCATCAAGGAAGTGCGTGCGGTGACCAACCTCGGCCTCAAGGAGGCCAAAGACCTGGTGGAAAACCTTCCCGGCGTGGTGAAGGAAGGGATTCCCAAGGCGGAAGCCGAAGAAATCGCCAAGAAACTCACGGAAGCCGGAGCGACCGTGGAAATCAAGTGA
- the rplJ gene encoding 50S ribosomal protein L10, translating to MERVKKEQLVAELHEKLQRATAAILTDFKGLSVAEITTLRDNLAQQGVEFKVVKNTLMRIAAKGTGAEAVEPLLKGTNAVAIAYGDPAVSAKALKAFSKQNDKFKVKGGVLGTQVLSVDDVLALAELPSREELLAKLLGTLHAVPTALVRVLSGVPRAFVGVLAAIQREKENA from the coding sequence TTGGAGAGAGTCAAGAAAGAACAGTTGGTCGCCGAGCTGCACGAAAAGCTGCAGCGAGCCACCGCCGCCATTCTCACCGATTTCAAAGGCTTGAGTGTCGCGGAGATCACGACGCTGCGTGACAATCTGGCACAGCAGGGCGTGGAGTTCAAGGTTGTCAAGAACACGCTGATGCGCATCGCCGCCAAGGGCACAGGGGCTGAAGCGGTGGAACCCTTGCTGAAGGGCACCAACGCCGTGGCCATCGCCTACGGTGATCCTGCGGTGTCGGCCAAGGCTCTCAAAGCCTTTAGCAAGCAAAACGACAAGTTCAAGGTGAAGGGTGGTGTCCTGGGCACCCAAGTGCTCAGCGTGGATGACGTGCTCGCTCTGGCGGAACTGCCGTCCCGCGAAGAACTCTTGGCCAAATTGCTGGGAACGCTCCATGCCGTGCCGACGGCCCTTGTGCGAGTGCTCAGCGGAGTTCCGCGGGCCTTTGTGGGCGTGCTGGCTGCTATTCAAAGGGAAAAAGAAAACGCATAG